In Ictalurus punctatus breed USDA103 chromosome 3, Coco_2.0, whole genome shotgun sequence, the following are encoded in one genomic region:
- the paox gene encoding peroxisomal N(1)-acetyl-spermine/spermidine oxidase isoform X1 — MAVYSGVDARILIVGCGISGIGAAQKLIKQGFRNIRIIEATSRSGGRVKTGRLDGKIVEIGANWIHGPSQKNPVFRLACQYQLLDEECMSEENQSVDIDGLPPLFSTWLSSSGKKLEAEVMAPAVEVFLTLLKKCQEFYNSSRAPMSSVGEFLKTEALRISNDEWKEDEARKLRQALFSTLLKLECGISGTHTMDDVDLASFGMYKSLPGLDCTFPGGYEGLITHMLNELPKDIVLFNKPVKCIHWNNIHSRSSAKEGTCPVTVECINGETFEGDHVIVTVPLGYMKKHHDTLLNPPLPQHKLHSIHRLGFGTNNKIFLEFEQPFWDEVCEVIFLIWEDEYDLQNPVSDMKTAWIRKLSCFTVLKPAERYGHILCGWIAGHESEYMETLCEEDVLFTVTQLLQRFTGNPTIAPKKLVRTRWFHDPYTFGSYSYVANGCSGQDIDNLAEPLPLTGSNAQPLQVLFAGEATHKSFFSTVHGALLAGWREADRLISHYKPSPMKVTANL; from the exons ATGGCTGTCTATTCCGGTGTTGATGCAAGAATCCTTATTGTCGGATGCGGGATTTCAGGAATCGGTGCTGCGCAGAAGTTAATCAAACAGGGTTTCCGAAATATCCGCATTATTGAAGCAACGTCAAGAAGCGGAGGAAGAGTTAAAACCGGAAGATTGg ATGGTAAAATTGTAGAAATAGGTGCCAACTGGATCCATGGTCCCTCACAGAAGAACCCAGTGTTTCGCTTGGCCTGCCAGTACCAGTTACTTGATGAAGAGTGCATGTCTGAGGAGAATCAGTCTGTGGATATTGATGGTCTTCCACCTTTGTTTTCTACTTGGCTTTCCAGCTCAGGCAAGAAGCTTGAGGCTGAGGTAATGGCACCTGCAGTAGAGGTCTTCCTGACATTACTTAAGAAGTGCCAGGAGTTCTATAACAGTAGCAGAGCACCCATGTCTAGTGTGGGGGAGTTTCTTAAAACAGAGGCTCTCCGGATCAGCAATGATGAATGGAAAGAAGATGAGGCCAGAAAGCTCAGACAGGCTCTGTTCAGCACACTGCTGAAGCTTGAGTGTGGCATTAGTGGGACGCACACGATGGATGATGTGGACCTTGCATCCTTTGGCATGTATAAGTCCCTTCCAGGGCTGGACTGCACTTTCCCAGG AGGCTATGAAGGCTTAATTACACACATGCTGAATGAACTGCCTAAGGACATCGTCTTATTTAATAAACCAGTAAAGTGTATTCACTGGAATAACATTCACAGCCGGTCGAGCGCAAAAGAAGGAACGTGTCCTGTTACAGTTGAATGCATTAACGGAGAGACTTTTGAAGGAGATCATGTCATTGTTACCGTCCCACTGG GCTATATGAAGAAGCACCATGACACTCTTCTGAATCCTCCTCTGCCACAACACAAGTTGCACTCCATTCATAGATTAGGCTTTGGGAccaataataaaatattcttaGAGTTCGAGCAGCCCTTCTGGGATGAAGTTTGTGAAGTTATCTTCCTCATATGGGAGGATGAATATGATCTTCAGAATCCTGTTTCTGATATGAAGACTGCCTGGATCAGGAAGTTGTCGTGCTTCACCGTACTGAAACCCGCCGAGAG GTATGGCCATATTCTTTGTGGTTGGATTGCTGGGCATGAATCTGAGTATATGGAAACTCTGTGTGAAGAGGACGTGCTGTTCACGGTGACTCAGCTCCTTCAAAGATTTACAG GAAATCCAACAATTGCACCAAAGAAGCTTGTACGGACCCGGTGGTTCCATGATCCCTACACTTTCGGATCGTACTCCTATGTGGCAAATGGTTGCTCAGGTCAAGATATCGATAACCTCGCCGAGCCTCTTCCACTGACGGGCTCAAATGCTCAG CCCTTACAGGTGCTGTTTGCTGGAGAGGCCACTCACAAATCGTTCTTTTCCACTGTTCATGGAGCTTTGCTTGCTGGGTGGAGAGAAGCAGACCGTCTGATATCACACTACAAGCCATCACCAATGAAGGTCACAGCAAATCTGTAA
- the wu:fj13e08 gene encoding zinc finger protein 782 — translation METGLPSAPCLCQIKPEQNTQPPKNGCILLLQTVSLPADLTCPVQVKQESDVPQSESMPCPQFEEIKEESVEMNEFIKKEQHDDSSLTLTSEASRQCDDNLPHGLIPPIEMEDDECDVECAENVNTCLNTFLNKKRNAAKVKLHASNTDKKCTGKPRKAQKCTKYHCVKGCDGRTLLKTCTRTDSEEAFWCETCGKEFKQYDCLSNHRRVHGRKRPYACDQCGMMFTKPAYLKIHLRRHAGERAFPCDQCDKRFFDKYDLGVHQRDHTGERPYVCQECGRSFKRIYILNKHKKTHSNEKPFECKVCGKAYKYGYSYRLHMKNHSA, via the coding sequence ATGGAGACTGGTTTGCCATCTGCACCATGCCTATGTCAGATAAAACCGGAACAAAACACACAACCGCCTAAAAATGGCTGCATCTTGTTGTTGCAAACTGTCAGTCTGCCCGCTGACTTAACCTGCCCTGTACAAGTTAAACAGGAATCGGATGTACCTCAGTCTGAAAGTATGCCTTGTCCTCAATTTGAAGAAATAAAGGAAGAGTCTGTTgagatgaatgaattcattaaaaAGGAACAGCATGATGACTCTAGCCTGACCCTAACCAGTGAAGCATCACGCCAATGTGATGATAACTTACCCCATGGTCTGATTCCTCCCATTGAAATGGAAGATGACGAGTGTGATGTAGAATGTGCAGAAAACGTAAATACATgtctaaatacatttttaaataaaaaaagaaatgctgctAAAGTAAAGCTTCATGCTTCAAATACAGACAAGAAATGCACAGGCAAACCGAGAAAGGCAcagaaatgtacaaaatatCACTGTGTCAAGGGCTGTGATGGCAGGACGTTGTTAAAAACATGCACACGCACTGACAGTGAAGAAGCATTCTGGTGTGAAACTTGTGGAAAAGAGTTCAAACAGTATGACTGTCTCAGTAACCACAGGAGAGTGCACGGAAGAAAAAGGCCATACGCTTGTGATCAGTGTGGCATGATGTTCACCAAACCTGCTTATCTGAAAATCCATCTGCGCAGACATGCTGGGGAAAGGGCATTTCCTTGTGACCAGTGTGACAAGAGGTTTTTTGACAAGTACGACTTAGGAGTGCACCAGCGAGATCACACAGGAGAAAGACCATACGTGTGCCAGGAGTGTGGAAGGAGCTTCAAACGGATTTATATACTAAACAAGCACAAGAAAACTCATTCAAATGAAAAACCTTTTGAGTGTAAAGTCTGTGGAAAAGCCTATAAATATGGTTACAGTTATAGGTTACACATGAAAAATCATTCGGCATAG
- the paox gene encoding peroxisomal N(1)-acetyl-spermine/spermidine oxidase isoform X2, translated as MSEENQSVDIDGLPPLFSTWLSSSGKKLEAEVMAPAVEVFLTLLKKCQEFYNSSRAPMSSVGEFLKTEALRISNDEWKEDEARKLRQALFSTLLKLECGISGTHTMDDVDLASFGMYKSLPGLDCTFPGGYEGLITHMLNELPKDIVLFNKPVKCIHWNNIHSRSSAKEGTCPVTVECINGETFEGDHVIVTVPLGYMKKHHDTLLNPPLPQHKLHSIHRLGFGTNNKIFLEFEQPFWDEVCEVIFLIWEDEYDLQNPVSDMKTAWIRKLSCFTVLKPAERYGHILCGWIAGHESEYMETLCEEDVLFTVTQLLQRFTGNPTIAPKKLVRTRWFHDPYTFGSYSYVANGCSGQDIDNLAEPLPLTGSNAQPLQVLFAGEATHKSFFSTVHGALLAGWREADRLISHYKPSPMKVTANL; from the exons ATGTCTGAGGAGAATCAGTCTGTGGATATTGATGGTCTTCCACCTTTGTTTTCTACTTGGCTTTCCAGCTCAGGCAAGAAGCTTGAGGCTGAGGTAATGGCACCTGCAGTAGAGGTCTTCCTGACATTACTTAAGAAGTGCCAGGAGTTCTATAACAGTAGCAGAGCACCCATGTCTAGTGTGGGGGAGTTTCTTAAAACAGAGGCTCTCCGGATCAGCAATGATGAATGGAAAGAAGATGAGGCCAGAAAGCTCAGACAGGCTCTGTTCAGCACACTGCTGAAGCTTGAGTGTGGCATTAGTGGGACGCACACGATGGATGATGTGGACCTTGCATCCTTTGGCATGTATAAGTCCCTTCCAGGGCTGGACTGCACTTTCCCAGG AGGCTATGAAGGCTTAATTACACACATGCTGAATGAACTGCCTAAGGACATCGTCTTATTTAATAAACCAGTAAAGTGTATTCACTGGAATAACATTCACAGCCGGTCGAGCGCAAAAGAAGGAACGTGTCCTGTTACAGTTGAATGCATTAACGGAGAGACTTTTGAAGGAGATCATGTCATTGTTACCGTCCCACTGG GCTATATGAAGAAGCACCATGACACTCTTCTGAATCCTCCTCTGCCACAACACAAGTTGCACTCCATTCATAGATTAGGCTTTGGGAccaataataaaatattcttaGAGTTCGAGCAGCCCTTCTGGGATGAAGTTTGTGAAGTTATCTTCCTCATATGGGAGGATGAATATGATCTTCAGAATCCTGTTTCTGATATGAAGACTGCCTGGATCAGGAAGTTGTCGTGCTTCACCGTACTGAAACCCGCCGAGAG GTATGGCCATATTCTTTGTGGTTGGATTGCTGGGCATGAATCTGAGTATATGGAAACTCTGTGTGAAGAGGACGTGCTGTTCACGGTGACTCAGCTCCTTCAAAGATTTACAG GAAATCCAACAATTGCACCAAAGAAGCTTGTACGGACCCGGTGGTTCCATGATCCCTACACTTTCGGATCGTACTCCTATGTGGCAAATGGTTGCTCAGGTCAAGATATCGATAACCTCGCCGAGCCTCTTCCACTGACGGGCTCAAATGCTCAG CCCTTACAGGTGCTGTTTGCTGGAGAGGCCACTCACAAATCGTTCTTTTCCACTGTTCATGGAGCTTTGCTTGCTGGGTGGAGAGAAGCAGACCGTCTGATATCACACTACAAGCCATCACCAATGAAGGTCACAGCAAATCTGTAA